GGTCATACCCAAAAAGCCCTGGTTCGAGATCTTCGCGATGGACGAGGAGCCGTACATTGCCCTGTGCACGGCGGCACGGACGGTCGCCCGGCACCTGCAGGAGCGCACCGGTTGCGCGCGGGTCGTGAGCGTTGTTCTCGGCTACGACGTCGAGCACGTTCACATCCACCTGCTGCCGACCAACCATCTCGAGGATTTTCCCTTCCCGCCGGTGGACGAGACGGCCCAGGCAAAGCTCGAAGAAACCGCGCAACACCTCAAGACTTGACCTCAGACCACCAAGCGCTACAGAATACTCTCCGCGCCGGAGTGGCGGAATGGCAGACGCAGAGGACTCAAAATCCTCCGAGGGCAACCTCGTGTGGGTTCGAATCCCACCTCCGGCACCAAACCCCTTCAACAACTGTGGGTTCGAACTCACCCTCAGCAGCCATTGTGGCCGTTGCCATGGGGGTCTCCGAGAGGGAGGGTGGGTGGCTTATGGCCACTGGCTGGTGAGGGGGAGTCACGACGCCCGCAGGGCGTCCGTAATCCCACCTCCGGCACCACGTACCGACTTCCGGGTTGCTCGCGCGCGTTGCGCGCGAGCCCTCGTCGAAACCACCGGGAGGCTCTTGGCCGCCTCCAACCATCCACCCAGCGGCCAGAGCCTCGACCGGTGCTTTTCGCCGAGGTCGACTCCCACCTCCGGCACCAAACCCCTTCAACAACTGTGGGTTCGAACTCCCCCTCAGCAGCCATCCGTGGCCGTTGCCATGGGGGTCTTGGCCCGGACTATTCATGAGGGTTCGTCGCGAGGGCGGCGAGGTGCTGTGA
Above is a window of Acidobacteriota bacterium DNA encoding:
- a CDS encoding HIT family protein; translation: MPTIFELIVAGEIPCHKIWENDDHLAFLDINPRVEGHTLVIPKKPWFEIFAMDEEPYIALCTAARTVARHLQERTGCARVVSVVLGYDVEHVHIHLLPTNHLEDFPFPPVDETAQAKLEETAQHLKT